A part of Aquaspirillum sp. LM1 genomic DNA contains:
- a CDS encoding circularly permuted type 2 ATP-grasp protein: MPVLFDEMFTADQQVRPHYQPFHNWLQQQPDNFMASKRQEADLIFRRVGITFAVYGDDAGTERLIPFDQIPRIIPADEWKTLQAGLKQRVRALNMFIHDVYHDQAIIKAGVVPPEYILGNSQYRPEMRGINVPNDVYAHVAGVDVVRAGNPDGSGAYYVLEDNLRVPSGVSYMLENRKMMMRLFPELFVNNRIAPIAHYPDVLMDSLRAVAPVGVDDPTVVVLTPGIYNSAYFEHAFLAQQMGVELVEGKDLFVDDHTVYMKTTQGPQRVDVIYRRLDDDFLDPLAFRPDSALGVPGLMSVYREGRVTLANAIGTGVADDKAIYTFVPDMVRFYLSEEPILNNVPTWQCRKPEDLSYVLAHLPELVVKEVHGAGGYGMLVGPAATQAEIEHFRTLLKTSPDNYIAQPTLALSACPTFVESGIAPRHIDLRPFVLSGKGISVVPGGLTRVALKEGSLVVNSSQGGGTKDTWVLE, from the coding sequence ATGCCCGTACTCTTCGATGAAATGTTCACGGCCGATCAGCAAGTGCGCCCGCATTACCAGCCGTTTCACAACTGGTTACAGCAGCAGCCGGACAATTTCATGGCCAGCAAGCGCCAGGAAGCCGACCTGATTTTTCGCCGGGTAGGCATCACCTTTGCCGTGTACGGCGATGACGCCGGCACCGAGCGCCTGATCCCGTTTGACCAGATTCCCCGCATTATTCCCGCCGACGAATGGAAAACCCTGCAAGCCGGCCTCAAGCAGCGGGTGCGCGCGCTGAACATGTTTATCCACGATGTTTACCACGATCAGGCCATCATCAAGGCTGGCGTGGTGCCGCCGGAATACATCCTGGGCAACAGCCAGTACCGCCCGGAAATGCGCGGCATCAATGTGCCCAACGATGTCTACGCCCATGTGGCCGGGGTGGACGTGGTGCGCGCCGGCAACCCGGATGGCAGCGGCGCTTACTATGTGCTGGAAGACAATCTGCGCGTGCCCTCCGGTGTGAGCTACATGCTGGAAAACCGCAAGATGATGATGCGGCTGTTTCCCGAGCTATTCGTCAATAACCGCATTGCCCCGATTGCCCACTACCCCGATGTGCTGATGGATTCGCTGCGCGCGGTGGCGCCGGTGGGGGTGGACGATCCCACGGTGGTGGTGCTCACCCCAGGCATCTACAACTCGGCCTACTTTGAACACGCCTTCCTGGCCCAGCAGATGGGCGTGGAGCTGGTGGAAGGCAAGGACCTGTTTGTTGACGACCACACGGTGTACATGAAAACGACCCAGGGCCCGCAGCGGGTGGACGTGATTTACCGCCGGCTGGACGATGATTTTCTCGACCCACTGGCTTTCCGCCCAGATTCGGCGCTGGGTGTGCCGGGACTGATGTCGGTGTACCGCGAAGGCCGGGTGACACTGGCCAACGCCATCGGCACCGGGGTGGCCGACGACAAAGCGATTTACACCTTTGTGCCCGATATGGTGCGCTTCTACCTGAGCGAAGAACCGATCCTGAACAACGTGCCCACCTGGCAGTGCCGCAAGCCGGAAGACCTTTCTTACGTGCTGGCCCATCTGCCCGAGCTGGTGGTCAAGGAAGTTCACGGTGCCGGCGGCTACGGCATGCTGGTGGGCCCGGCAGCCACCCAGGCTGAAATCGAGCACTTCCGCACATTGCTGAAAACCTCGCCCGACAACTATATCGCCCAGCCCACGCTGGCGCTATCGGCCTGCCCCACCTTTGTGGAGTCCGGCATTGCCCCACGCCATATCGACCTGCGTCCGTTTGTGCTGTCGGGCAAGGGGATTTCCGTGGTGCCCGGCGGGCTGACCCGCGTGGCACTGAAAGAAGGCTCGCTGGTGGTGAATTCCTCACAGGGCGGCGGCACCAAGGACACCTGGGTGCTGGAATAA
- a CDS encoding (Fe-S)-binding protein → MKHHLDWSSYETAGQGDAYAGIPAMGGDFAKAVAVCIGDRLCQRTPKGVMCPSFRVTGDVAHSPGGRVQVLKAALNGEFGDQPFADPRLAEAMALCVGCKGCKRECANQVDMAAIKIEYQAQRNAALGVLWREQLFAGLPRLLRQRPWLRRLTLWRNASPVLSRLGERWLGIAASRTLPVPAAQAYQPPPVSSAPSERRVLLLVDTFAGHFEPRIAEAAYAVLHAAGYQVEVLRPLADDAEPNRSLCCGRTYLSLGQVEAARAEAARLHAALAPALASGTPIIGLEPSCILSLRDDHLKLGLGEAARQLSRQVFLFEEFIAREHERKRLRWQLKPWAQPALLVHGHCHQKAVGAMKSLRKVLRLIPDCQFEFIDASCCGMSGSFGLEAEHADVSRAMAELDLLPALRAAPHASVLANGFSCRHQIHEGVSRQAWHVAEVLQQALASPDPLSPEA, encoded by the coding sequence ATGAAGCATCATCTGGATTGGTCCAGTTACGAAACCGCCGGCCAGGGCGACGCCTACGCCGGGATTCCTGCCATGGGCGGTGATTTTGCCAAGGCGGTGGCGGTGTGCATTGGCGACCGCCTGTGCCAGCGCACCCCCAAAGGGGTGATGTGCCCGAGTTTTCGGGTGACCGGTGACGTGGCCCATTCGCCGGGCGGGCGGGTGCAGGTGCTTAAGGCGGCGCTGAATGGCGAATTTGGCGACCAGCCGTTTGCCGACCCGCGTCTGGCCGAGGCCATGGCGCTGTGCGTGGGTTGCAAGGGCTGCAAGCGCGAATGCGCCAATCAGGTGGACATGGCCGCCATCAAGATCGAGTACCAGGCGCAGCGCAATGCTGCACTGGGGGTGTTGTGGCGCGAGCAGCTGTTTGCCGGCCTGCCGCGCTTGCTGCGCCAGCGCCCGTGGCTGCGCCGGCTGACGCTGTGGCGCAATGCCAGCCCTGTGTTGTCCCGGCTGGGCGAGCGCTGGCTGGGCATTGCCGCATCGCGCACCTTGCCGGTGCCGGCGGCACAGGCCTATCAGCCGCCGCCTGTTAGCAGCGCCCCGTCCGAGCGGCGGGTGCTGTTGCTGGTTGACACCTTTGCCGGCCATTTTGAACCGCGCATTGCCGAAGCCGCCTACGCCGTGCTGCACGCTGCTGGCTATCAGGTGGAGGTGCTGCGTCCACTGGCCGACGACGCCGAGCCCAACCGCAGCCTGTGCTGTGGCCGCACCTATCTGTCGCTGGGCCAGGTGGAGGCGGCGCGGGCCGAGGCGGCGCGCCTGCACGCGGCGCTGGCCCCGGCGCTGGCGTCGGGCACGCCGATCATTGGCCTGGAGCCATCGTGCATTCTGTCGCTGCGCGATGACCATCTGAAGCTGGGCCTGGGCGAAGCGGCCCGCCAATTGTCGCGCCAGGTGTTCTTGTTTGAAGAGTTCATTGCCCGCGAACATGAGCGCAAACGCTTGCGCTGGCAGCTCAAACCGTGGGCGCAGCCGGCGCTGCTGGTGCACGGCCATTGCCACCAGAAGGCGGTGGGGGCGATGAAGTCGCTGCGCAAGGTATTGCGGCTGATTCCGGACTGTCAGTTTGAGTTTATTGACGCCAGCTGTTGCGGCATGTCTGGCAGCTTTGGTCTGGAAGCCGAGCATGCCGATGTGTCGCGGGCGATGGCCGAGCTGGACCTGCTGCCGGCGTTGCGCGCGGCACCACACGCGTCGGTGCTGGCCAACGGCTTTTCCTGTCGTCACCAGATCCACGAAGGGGTGAGCCGTCAGGCCTGGCATGTGGCCGAAGTGCTGCAGCAGGCGCTGGCGTCGCCCGACCCGCTTTCCCCTGAAGCCTGA
- the pgi gene encoding glucose-6-phosphate isomerase — MNRSHSQLPAWQALQAHAIQLAPCHLRQLFADDPQRGQRFSAEACGWYLNYAKNRITATTLALLLQLANACQLRPRIQAMFAGEAVNVTEQRAALHTALRLPAGVALWRDGEDIAAQVHAVLAHMAAFTGQVVEGRWRGYSGLPIRHVLNIGIGGSDLGPEMVYQALRHYRHSRLDCRFVSNLDPCDFRAATDGLNPAETLVIVCSKTFKTQETLVNAQRARAWIVAGLGDERAVARHCVAVSANRAAAQGFGIDCVFGLWDWDGGRYSLDSAIGLSTMLAIGPAQFHAMLAGFHAMDQHFLHAPLADNLPVLMGLLAVWYSSFLAAPSVAILPYAHDLKRFPAYLQQLTMESNGKSVTLAGRPVDYPTGPVYWGEPGTNGQHAFYQLLHQGGQLIPCDLIGFCHGLTADTGQHQLLVAHLLAQGQALAFGNTLAEQRADGVPDWLLPHRRFAGNHPSNTLLAERLTPASLGSLVALYEHSVFTQACLWQINPFDQWGVELGKTLARQMQAELASASASVRLDSATLALIDYYRTHQASSPCDSRSAPTL, encoded by the coding sequence ATGAACCGGTCACACAGCCAATTGCCGGCCTGGCAGGCGCTCCAGGCCCACGCCATCCAACTGGCCCCGTGTCATTTGCGCCAGCTGTTTGCCGACGATCCGCAACGCGGCCAGCGCTTCAGCGCCGAAGCCTGTGGCTGGTATCTGAATTACGCCAAAAACCGCATCACCGCCACCACGCTGGCCCTGCTGCTGCAACTGGCCAACGCCTGCCAGCTGCGCCCGCGCATCCAGGCCATGTTTGCCGGCGAGGCGGTAAATGTCACCGAGCAACGCGCGGCGCTGCACACGGCCTTGCGCCTGCCTGCCGGGGTGGCGCTGTGGCGGGACGGCGAGGATATTGCCGCGCAGGTGCATGCCGTGCTGGCGCACATGGCGGCGTTTACCGGGCAGGTGGTGGAGGGCCGCTGGCGTGGCTACAGTGGCCTGCCGATTCGCCATGTGCTGAACATCGGCATTGGGGGGTCTGATCTTGGCCCGGAAATGGTCTATCAGGCGCTGCGCCACTACCGGCACAGCCGGCTGGACTGCCGTTTTGTCTCCAACCTCGACCCCTGCGACTTCCGCGCCGCCACCGATGGCCTGAATCCGGCGGAAACGCTGGTGATTGTCTGCTCGAAAACCTTCAAGACCCAGGAAACCCTGGTCAATGCCCAGCGCGCCAGGGCGTGGATTGTGGCCGGGCTGGGCGACGAGCGCGCGGTGGCCCGGCATTGCGTGGCGGTGTCGGCCAATCGCGCTGCCGCTCAGGGCTTTGGCATTGACTGCGTGTTTGGCCTGTGGGACTGGGATGGCGGGCGTTATTCGCTGGATTCGGCGATTGGGCTGTCCACCATGCTGGCGATTGGCCCGGCGCAGTTTCACGCCATGCTGGCCGGGTTTCATGCCATGGACCAGCATTTTCTGCATGCGCCGCTGGCGGACAATCTGCCGGTGCTGATGGGGCTGCTGGCGGTGTGGTACAGCAGCTTCCTGGCCGCCCCCAGCGTGGCCATCCTGCCCTACGCCCACGATCTGAAACGCTTTCCGGCCTACTTGCAGCAACTGACCATGGAAAGCAATGGCAAAAGCGTCACCCTGGCCGGCAGGCCGGTGGATTATCCCACCGGGCCGGTGTACTGGGGCGAGCCGGGCACCAATGGCCAGCATGCGTTTTATCAGCTGCTGCACCAGGGCGGCCAGCTGATTCCGTGCGACCTGATCGGCTTTTGCCATGGCCTGACCGCAGACACTGGCCAGCACCAGCTGCTGGTGGCCCATTTGCTGGCGCAAGGCCAGGCGCTGGCGTTTGGCAACACCCTGGCCGAGCAGCGCGCCGACGGCGTGCCGGACTGGCTGCTGCCGCACCGCCGCTTTGCTGGCAACCACCCGAGCAACACCCTGCTGGCCGAGCGCCTGACCCCGGCCAGCCTGGGGAGCCTGGTCGCGCTGTACGAACACAGTGTGTTTACCCAGGCCTGCCTGTGGCAGATCAACCCGTTTGACCAATGGGGAGTGGAGCTGGGCAAGACACTGGCCAGGCAGATGCAGGCCGAACTGGCCAGTGCATCGGCGTCGGTCCGGCTGGACAGCGCAACCCTGGCGCTGATTGACTACTACCGCACCCACCAAGCATCCTCTCCCTGCGATTCGCGCAGCGCACCCACCCTCTAG
- a CDS encoding BON domain-containing protein, whose product MFSLSLRRLAALILFACYVSLTACASTAHSEGTGEYVDDTTITTKVKAAVLGDSRLKSAEINVETFKGRVQLSGFVRSQADIDRAVTLTRNIKGVTSVANDMRLK is encoded by the coding sequence ATGTTCAGCTTGTCCCTGCGCCGTCTTGCGGCCCTGATCCTGTTTGCCTGCTACGTTTCCCTGACCGCCTGCGCGTCTACCGCGCACAGCGAAGGCACGGGTGAATACGTGGATGACACCACCATCACCACCAAGGTAAAAGCCGCCGTGCTGGGCGATTCCCGGCTGAAGTCGGCAGAAATCAATGTGGAAACCTTCAAGGGTCGGGTGCAGCTCAGCGGCTTTGTCCGCTCCCAGGCCGATATCGACCGGGCCGTGACGCTGACCCGCAACATCAAGGGCGTCACCTCGGTGGCCAACGACATGCGCCTGAAGTAA
- a CDS encoding glycine zipper 2TM domain-containing protein translates to MNTIQNYAASALLAAVLLGLTGCDSMTRRDKNTAVGAAVGGVAGSVLTGGGTAGAIGGAVVGGVIGNQVGKP, encoded by the coding sequence ATGAACACGATCCAGAATTACGCCGCCAGTGCGCTACTGGCTGCGGTACTGCTTGGGCTGACCGGGTGTGACTCGATGACCCGGCGCGACAAAAACACCGCCGTTGGCGCTGCCGTCGGCGGGGTGGCCGGCTCGGTGCTGACCGGCGGCGGCACGGCAGGGGCCATTGGCGGTGCCGTGGTGGGCGGGGTGATTGGCAATCAGGTGGGCAAGCCCTGA
- a CDS encoding ankyrin repeat domain-containing protein, producing MTPELQAFLLEHGFPLDQPDAPGANGLTPLMRAAKLGRLDLIDPLLAHGARVEVLNQDGCNALWLACYHGDHALIRRLVAAGTPIDQQNGNGASCLMYVSSNGKADVVELLLELGADPTLKNFDDWTALDLASSAGCLRALRRAGTRAG from the coding sequence ATGACCCCCGAACTGCAGGCATTTTTGCTTGAACATGGTTTTCCGCTGGACCAGCCGGACGCGCCCGGTGCCAATGGCCTGACCCCCCTGATGCGCGCGGCCAAGCTGGGCCGGCTGGATTTGATCGACCCGCTGCTGGCGCACGGTGCCAGGGTGGAGGTGCTGAATCAGGACGGCTGCAATGCGCTGTGGCTGGCGTGCTACCACGGCGACCACGCGCTGATCCGCCGGCTGGTGGCCGCCGGCACGCCGATTGACCAGCAAAACGGCAACGGGGCCAGCTGCCTGATGTATGTGTCGTCCAATGGCAAGGCGGATGTGGTGGAACTGCTGCTGGAACTGGGGGCGGACCCGACGCTGAAGAATTTTGACGACTGGACCGCGCTGGATCTGGCGTCGTCGGCGGGGTGTTTGCGAGCATTGCGGCGGGCCGGAACCCGCGCCGGTTAA
- a CDS encoding CsbD family protein produces MSLPSVDALKGKWQQYIGAAKVAWGKLTEDELLKTEGRVQELAGLIQERYAITRDEALLQVKRFFAKS; encoded by the coding sequence ATGAGCCTGCCCAGCGTGGACGCCCTCAAGGGCAAGTGGCAGCAGTACATTGGCGCCGCCAAGGTGGCGTGGGGCAAGCTCACCGAAGACGAGCTACTCAAAACCGAAGGCCGGGTGCAGGAACTGGCCGGACTGATTCAGGAGCGCTACGCCATCACCCGCGATGAAGCCCTGCTGCAGGTCAAGCGCTTCTTTGCCAAAAGCTGA
- a CDS encoding phosphoketolase, whose protein sequence is MHSQPLHFILPALSNALLQRMHAYWQAANYLSVGQIYLYDNPLLKQPLELAHIKPRLLGHWGTTPGLNFIYVHLNRLICQHDLNMIYLTGPGHGGPGLVANSYLEGRYSEVYPEISQDEAGLKRLFKQFSFPGGIPSHVSPDTPGSIHEGGELGYSLSHAYGAAFDNPDLIVACVVGDGEAETGPLATSWHSNKFLNPVHDGAVLPILHLNGYKIAGPTVLARIPHVELDALFRGYGYTPYFVEGDDAELMHQNMAGTLDRALAHIQAIQHDARTHGFSQRPAWPMIVLRSPKGWTGPKQVDGKPSEGTFRAHQVPMGEMNRPGHLTLLEDWLLSYQPQQLFDPDGRLRADLAALAPKGERRMSANPHANGGLLLRDLRLPDFRDYAIDLPHPGAVKAEATRCQGELIRDVIRLNPHTFRVFSPDETASNRWGAVFEVTQRCSTAEILPGDENVSAEGRVMEMLSEHQCEGWLEGYLLTGRHGFFSSYEAFIHIVDSMFNQHAKWLKMANEIAWRRPIASLNYLLSSHVWRQDHNGFSHQDPGFIDHVINKKAEVIRVYLPPDANTLLAVTDHCLRSRNYINVIVAGKQPEAQWLDMDAAVKHCSAGIGIWEWASNDRGSEPDVVMACAGDVPTLETLAAVQLLRQHCPELKIRVINVVDLMTLPPPHEHPHGLSERDFDDLFTRDKPIIFAYHGYPWLIHRLTYARHNHAHLHVRGYKEEGTTSTPFDMVVMNDMDRFHLVADVIDRVPLLAPRAAYAKQAIRDKLIEHKQHIARHGEDLAEIRDWRWDTATG, encoded by the coding sequence GTGCACAGCCAACCCCTCCATTTTATCCTGCCAGCGCTTAGCAACGCGCTGCTGCAGCGCATGCACGCTTACTGGCAGGCGGCCAATTACCTGTCGGTTGGGCAGATTTACCTGTACGACAACCCGCTGCTGAAGCAGCCGCTGGAGCTGGCGCACATCAAACCGCGCTTGCTGGGCCACTGGGGCACCACACCGGGGCTGAACTTTATTTATGTGCATCTGAACCGGCTGATCTGCCAGCATGATCTGAACATGATCTACCTGACCGGGCCTGGCCATGGCGGGCCGGGGCTGGTGGCCAACAGCTATCTGGAAGGCCGCTACAGCGAGGTGTACCCGGAAATCTCCCAGGATGAAGCCGGCCTGAAGCGGCTGTTCAAGCAGTTTTCCTTTCCGGGGGGCATTCCCAGCCATGTGTCGCCAGACACGCCAGGATCAATCCACGAAGGCGGCGAGCTGGGTTATTCGCTGTCGCACGCCTACGGCGCGGCATTTGACAACCCAGACCTGATTGTGGCCTGTGTGGTGGGCGATGGCGAAGCCGAAACCGGGCCGCTGGCCACCAGCTGGCACTCGAACAAGTTTCTCAATCCGGTACACGATGGCGCGGTGCTGCCGATCCTGCATCTGAACGGCTATAAAATTGCCGGCCCCACCGTGCTGGCGCGGATTCCGCATGTCGAGCTGGACGCGCTGTTTCGCGGTTACGGCTATACCCCGTATTTTGTCGAAGGCGACGACGCCGAGCTCATGCACCAGAATATGGCCGGCACGCTGGACCGCGCGCTGGCGCATATCCAGGCCATCCAGCACGACGCCCGCACCCATGGTTTCAGCCAGCGGCCCGCCTGGCCGATGATTGTGCTGCGCTCGCCCAAGGGCTGGACCGGGCCAAAGCAGGTAGATGGCAAACCCAGCGAAGGCACCTTCCGCGCCCATCAGGTGCCCATGGGCGAAATGAACCGGCCAGGGCATCTCACCCTGCTGGAAGACTGGCTGCTCAGCTATCAGCCACAGCAGCTGTTCGACCCGGATGGCCGTCTGCGCGCCGACCTGGCGGCGCTGGCCCCCAAGGGCGAGCGGCGGATGAGCGCCAACCCGCACGCCAACGGCGGCCTGCTGCTGCGCGACCTGCGCCTGCCAGACTTTCGCGATTACGCCATCGACCTGCCCCATCCCGGCGCCGTCAAGGCCGAGGCCACCCGCTGCCAGGGCGAGCTGATCCGCGATGTGATCCGGCTCAACCCGCACACTTTCCGGGTGTTCAGCCCGGACGAAACCGCTTCCAACCGCTGGGGCGCGGTGTTTGAAGTGACCCAGCGCTGCTCCACGGCGGAAATCCTGCCCGGCGATGAAAACGTCTCCGCCGAAGGGCGGGTGATGGAAATGCTCAGCGAACACCAGTGCGAGGGCTGGCTGGAAGGCTATTTGCTGACCGGTCGCCACGGGTTTTTTTCATCGTACGAAGCGTTCATCCATATCGTCGATTCGATGTTCAATCAGCACGCCAAGTGGCTGAAAATGGCCAATGAAATTGCCTGGCGGCGGCCCATTGCCTCACTCAACTACTTGCTGTCCTCGCATGTCTGGCGTCAGGACCACAATGGCTTCAGCCATCAGGACCCCGGCTTTATCGACCATGTGATCAACAAGAAAGCCGAGGTCATCCGCGTGTACCTGCCGCCGGACGCCAACACCCTGCTGGCCGTCACCGACCATTGCCTGCGCAGCCGCAATTACATCAATGTGATTGTGGCCGGCAAGCAGCCGGAAGCGCAGTGGCTGGACATGGACGCGGCGGTCAAGCACTGCAGCGCCGGCATTGGCATCTGGGAATGGGCCAGCAACGACCGGGGCAGCGAACCTGATGTAGTGATGGCCTGCGCTGGTGACGTGCCTACGCTGGAAACCCTGGCCGCCGTGCAACTGCTGCGCCAGCACTGCCCCGAGCTGAAAATCCGCGTGATCAATGTGGTGGACCTGATGACCCTGCCACCGCCGCACGAACACCCGCACGGGCTGAGCGAGCGCGACTTTGACGACCTGTTCACCCGCGACAAGCCCATCATCTTTGCCTACCACGGTTACCCCTGGCTGATTCACCGGCTGACCTACGCCCGCCACAACCATGCTCACCTGCATGTGCGCGGCTACAAGGAAGAGGGCACCACGTCCACCCCGTTCGATATGGTGGTGATGAACGACATGGACCGCTTTCATCTGGTGGCCGACGTGATCGACCGCGTGCCGTTACTGGCACCGCGCGCGGCCTACGCCAAGCAGGCCATTCGCGACAAGCTGATTGAGCACAAGCAGCACATCGCCCGCCATGGCGAAGATTTGGCCGAAATCCGCGACTGGCGCTGGGACACCGCCACCGGGTAA
- a CDS encoding alpha-E domain-containing protein — translation MLSSTADHLFWMARYVERAENTARMLDANLQSSLLPQAGAAPGEVWHTMLSLSELKEAYFARHDQVRSDRMLDFMVSDTSNLSSIYCSFRAARENARAVRGALTTELWETFNTTWLEMNQQLKEGMHQKSPGEFFEWVKFRSHLSRGVLIGTMLNDEAFRFARLGTFLERADNTARILDVNFRRQAEQDAVQISEGEQNDSLQRDYYHWASLLRSLSAFENYRKVYRHAITPDKVAELLILRGDMPRSLRACLVEVESNLSVVANKQSQETERRAGMMHAELRFGRIDDILHTGLHAYLTDFLERINDLGARISQDFLVGER, via the coding sequence ATGTTGAGTAGCACCGCTGACCACCTGTTCTGGATGGCCCGTTACGTGGAACGGGCAGAAAATACTGCACGGATGCTGGACGCCAACCTGCAAAGCTCGCTGCTGCCCCAGGCCGGCGCGGCACCGGGCGAAGTCTGGCACACCATGCTGAGCCTGTCCGAGCTGAAAGAAGCCTATTTTGCCCGCCACGACCAGGTGCGCTCTGATCGCATGCTGGATTTCATGGTCAGCGACACCAGTAATCTGTCCAGCATTTATTGCAGTTTTCGCGCCGCCCGCGAAAACGCCCGCGCCGTGCGCGGCGCGCTGACCACCGAGCTGTGGGAAACCTTCAACACCACCTGGCTGGAAATGAACCAGCAGCTCAAGGAGGGCATGCACCAGAAAAGCCCCGGCGAGTTTTTTGAATGGGTGAAATTCCGCTCGCACCTGTCGCGCGGCGTGCTGATTGGCACCATGCTCAACGACGAAGCCTTCCGCTTTGCCCGGTTGGGCACCTTTCTGGAACGGGCGGACAATACCGCGCGGATTCTGGACGTGAACTTCCGCCGCCAGGCCGAGCAGGACGCGGTGCAAATCAGCGAAGGCGAGCAAAACGACAGCCTGCAGCGCGATTACTACCACTGGGCGTCGCTGCTGCGCTCGCTGTCGGCGTTTGAAAACTACCGTAAGGTGTACCGTCACGCCATCACCCCGGACAAAGTGGCCGAGCTGCTGATTTTGCGCGGCGACATGCCGCGCTCGCTGCGCGCCTGCCTGGTGGAAGTGGAAAGCAACCTCAGCGTGGTGGCCAACAAGCAATCGCAGGAAACCGAACGCCGCGCCGGCATGATGCACGCCGAGCTGCGCTTTGGCCGCATCGACGACATTCTGCACACCGGGCTGCACGCCTATCTGACCGATTTCCTGGAGCGCATCAACGACCTGGGCGCACGCATCAGCCAGGATTTCCTGGTTGGCGAACGCTGA
- a CDS encoding Spy/CpxP family protein refolding chaperone, translating to MLRSRRLLPSLFLASSLTLFALPAVASPPCSPMDGTGYFPEHHRTRLAAHHKKLHTALNLDSKQETAWNNLVDAERPMARSAPDRAVDWDALSTPERVERMQARMQTQQATLAEYLVVLKTFYAGLTPTQQRTFDDFHHAPRRSLHGKR from the coding sequence ATGTTGCGTTCCCGCCGCCTGCTGCCCTCGCTGTTTCTGGCCTCCTCGCTCACCCTGTTTGCCCTGCCCGCTGTGGCCAGCCCGCCCTGCAGCCCGATGGACGGCACCGGCTATTTTCCTGAGCACCACCGCACCCGCCTTGCCGCGCACCACAAAAAACTGCACACCGCACTGAACCTGGACAGCAAACAGGAAACCGCCTGGAACAACTTGGTGGACGCCGAGCGGCCAATGGCACGCAGCGCTCCGGACCGCGCGGTGGACTGGGACGCCCTGTCCACCCCGGAACGCGTGGAGCGCATGCAGGCGCGGATGCAAACCCAGCAAGCCACGCTGGCCGAATACCTGGTGGTGCTCAAGACCTTCTATGCCGGGCTGACCCCGACGCAACAGCGCACCTTCGACGATTTTCATCACGCGCCGCGCCGCAGCCTGCACGGCAAACGCTGA
- a CDS encoding PRC-barrel domain-containing protein, with product MNYEDRDTYGMYQTKPGISPGPDPVRGPGPALMGADTLIGNHVFNSKDEELGDIKEIMLDMRSGKVGYAVLSFGGFLGLGEKLFAVPWAALSLDTDNKRFVLNVDKDRLQDAPGFQKDKWPDMADPSWADAIHAYYQAPEQQTPASKSSIPG from the coding sequence ATGAACTACGAAGATCGCGACACCTACGGCATGTACCAGACCAAACCGGGCATCAGCCCCGGCCCGGACCCGGTGCGTGGCCCCGGCCCGGCACTGATGGGGGCCGACACCCTGATTGGCAACCATGTGTTCAACTCGAAAGACGAAGAACTGGGCGACATCAAGGAAATCATGCTGGACATGCGCAGTGGCAAGGTGGGCTACGCCGTGCTGTCGTTTGGCGGGTTTCTCGGCCTGGGCGAAAAACTGTTTGCCGTGCCGTGGGCCGCGCTCAGCCTGGATACCGACAACAAGCGCTTTGTGCTGAACGTGGACAAAGACCGCCTGCAGGATGCGCCCGGCTTCCAGAAAGACAAATGGCCGGACATGGCCGACCCGTCATGGGCAGACGCCATCCACGCCTATTACCAGGCCCCTGAACAGCAGACGCCGGCCAGCAAGTCATCCATTCCCGGTTAA